The genomic interval TCGCTGGTATTCCCACAGCGGTTACATCATTAGGAATATCCTGAACCACAGTGGCCCCCGCTCCAATTATAGACCAATTTCCAACATTTTTCCCCGGTATTATAGTAACTCCTGCCCCAATATGTGTCCCCTCTCCTACCTGTACATTACCGGTTAAAATAGCACCTGGAGAAATGTGTGCATAGTCTCTAATGTTATTATCATGTTCTATTACAGCTAAAGAATTAATAATTGCATGCTTCCCAATAATAGTATCAGCATTGATTATACTCCCCGCCATCACAACAGTTCCTTCCGCAATATTTGCAGAAGGACTAATAATAGCTGAGGGGTGAATAAGTGTTGCATAAGTTACACATTCAAGTCTTTCCACTATTTTTTTACGAATATGGTTGCTACCAATTGCAATAATAGCTTCAGAAGATTCTAATTTAGAGAACTCAGATATTGGGCCTATCTTAATACCATCTTTCTCGAAAAGCTCAGTATATTTATCGTCTAAGATAGCAATGATTGTATAAACTCCACTAGCAGAAATAATATCCTGAATAACCTTGCTGTGGCCCCCTTCACCAATCACAATAATGGGCTTCATTTTATGCTCCCCGCCCTTTC from Peribacillus asahii carries:
- a CDS encoding acetyltransferase encodes the protein MKPIIVIGEGGHSKVIQDIISASGVYTIIAILDDKYTELFEKDGIKIGPISEFSKLESSEAIIAIGSNHIRKKIVERLECVTYATLIHPSAIISPSANIAEGTVVMAGSIINADTIIGKHAIINSLAVIEHDNNIRDYAHISPGAILTGNVQVGEGTHIGAGVTIIPGKNVGNWSIIGAGATVVQDIPNDVTAVGIPAKVLKHLN